The Ziziphus jujuba cultivar Dongzao chromosome 12, ASM3175591v1 sequence GTAAACTTCTAGTACTGTCAACGAGTTTGAACCATTGGCTTCCAGGGTCACACATGTTTTCCCTGCTCAAGCATTTGCAGGTGTTTGTGACAATGACATTGTTAGAGTCTACGTCTAGGCAAACAACGTCGCCACTGCTGGTCTTCGATGAGATGTGCAACTTGGAATCTGAGATGATTTCCCATTTTGAATTGGATTCAGTGCAAATTATACCAAGTTGTGCTGGTTTTCCCACTTCATCTGCTTGTAGGCAGAAATATGTTCCTTTCACCGTTAAAGTCTTCTGTGGTGTGTATTTCCAGGCTTCAGCCTCGGAGCATGGACCCAACTTTAATGGATCAAGAAGTGATTTTCTTAGGACACAGAGACCTGTCAATGGAtggaaaatgattttgtatGGACGTCTTTGTGCTATTCCTGGTCCTGAAAATATTCTTTCAATGTTATTACTTTGTTTTCTAACATCTGTGACTAATAAAAAGAGAATTTGGAAAAGCAGTAAAATACTGAGAACATAGAATTTGTATACCTTGAAAAGGAGATTGAATGGCAGAGATCCTTTGCAAGAAGCTAGAATTCCTGGTCTCACACCAATTCCAATTCAACACCCCATAATACTCATTCATTCCAATAACACCCTGCCTGAAATAATAACTCCCAACCAGTGTCCACAATGCCCAATCCAAGTCAAGTTCAGCTGCTGTAGCCAAGAAGCAGCTCAAATACCTGTTGTCATTCACATTGGTTCCTCTTTGATCCACCCCAAACTCACTCACAAACAATGGCCATCCTTGCCCCAGCAAGAATCCTGATACCCTCATCATGTTATCCACCACTCTACCACAGACTTGATTTGGGTTCCCGGTCTCCCATGCTTTCCCATCCGAAAATCCATACCAGTGAACCTCAAATACCAGTTTTCCGGAAAATGTGAGGTTCACTGGACTATTTTTCAGGAATGAGAAGTCTTTGTCATAATTCAGGCCAGAAAGAATGACAAGAACATCTGGGTTTGCTGAGTGCACTGCCTCAGCTCCTCTCTGCATATACCTATTAGCACAAATATAATATGGTCTAAGATTGTTTCTTGATTTGATTCTAGATttgtttttacaaaaatttaccAAGCAAATATCACAAAGCATGGTCCAAATCTCTTTGTTTAGTACACCATCTAATATGGGCTGCATGGTTATATTAGTATTTTGGTCAGCAGGTACCTGTACCAATCCTTGACATTCTGTTTGGAGCCTCGGAGTTCATTCCTCAAGCTCATACCAACCACATTGGTCACACCATTGAACAATGTGGCCATCCGAGTAAGGCCCTTGATCCAGAGGTCTGGTTTAAAATATTGGTCACCAAAAAAGCCATTGCCATCAAAGTTGCTGCAACACCAACCGGGGTTGCTTATATGATTATCCAGTATGACCATCACATTGTTATCTCTAAGGTTAGACACCACAGCCTGAAATCAATCAGACATTACTTAAAAAAGTCAATAACATGGGGTTGTTTAGTCCCTTGATTACCCAAATTTTCAGTCTTTTAGAATTGAAAAcaatgggaaaaaaagaaacttgaaaaaaatttatcattacAAAATGGTAGCGTAGAGTGTACACCCATGACAGATAAAACTTATTTGTAATTTGACAACTTGGTAGATACCCTCCCTAGTTTTCTTCATTTATTGGTTATTGCTGCCGTGATTGACTAAAATTCGTATAAATTTACTCAATGCTTGCATAACTACATAGAAAAAAAGCATTGTTTTATCACCTCAAGAAACAGAAAAGTTTAATAATCTGAAACTGCAATAAttgaaaaagacaaaataaataaacaaatcaaaGAATACCAACTCCTAAAAAattccccttttttctttttttacttttgcctTCATATATTTCATATGAAAAATGTTGGAGTTACCTGGTAAGCATTTATGATAGGAAGGTCAATGATGGAGGGGTTGTTGGCCTGAATACCAGCAATTGATTCGAGAAGACCAAGGCTTTGGAAAGATTGCCTAACAGTGATAGAAGCAAGTGAATCGTTGGTGGTCAAGAAGAGAGGCCAAGTGAGCCTAACACAGTTGAAACCCATTGAAACAATCCGCTTGGAGATGGTATCCAGAGGTTGTTTGCTAAGCCCTTCTGCAACCACGGCTTCAAGATGCGAAACCCAATTCAGGCATGCCAATTTCACTCTCTGCCCACCTTCGTCCACAATCCACCGAGAGTTTGTGTATAGTGGCAGAGCTAATACTGGCTGGGTATGGGATATCATGATGATGGGCAAGACTGCAATCACAGAGAAAAGTGAGAGACAGGACAAGAAGAAGACcctttccatttctttttggAGTTTCTCTTCTGAATTCAATGGTGGTCTTGAAGGAAGATAAAGAACGACCAAGTCCTTATATGCTTGTTTCGCTCTTAATTAGGAAgactttcattttaaaaaataaaaatatatcataaataattataatctaACATTACACTTATCTTttactatgattattattttataatttttttagcagCCGTTCCTTATTTAGGGGTAATGATAAAACTAATAATTCCAAAAATAGAACTTTCAGCAATTCTAGAATAAAATTACGTTGCTGTCCAGACCTCACACATCGTAATCTATTATGATAAACAAGTCTTAACAAACTATGCACAGGGGTATTTCAAGTCCAAGTCACAGAAAATTGTACCAAGTGTTAGGTTaagatttctttctttattaggCTTAGGCAAGTTAGGTATTTCCTATACGTTTAATTTTCTGCACGCAAACTTTAACAGATACGTGCTAAAAATCTGCATCTTTTCACCAATGATGATAGCTCCACTTGTTTAATACAATCCATATTACAACAATCATTAGTTTAAAATTATTGGTTtgatcttcaaaataaaaatccaatatGGGTATTTACATGCATTAATAATGATGGTTTTTGAGACAGTGGGGGTAGCTGTAGAAATTAGATTGGGATGTAAGTGTTTGATGACAAGAAATGAGAGATGAAGAAAATGAGGCTTGTTTTTTGGTCATTTGTTGGAAACACACGCCAAGTAACATGTAATACGTGGTCAGTCGCTCATGGTAGCAGTAGAAAATCCAGACCTCCTCCTTTGCTTTTGGAGCAAGAGACGTCATGTTTGTTGCCTTGTTTGGATCATTTTTTCAGGCCTTGGCAGGCTTGCAAGGCAATGCAAATATTACTGCTTTTGCCaatatgtttttgtattttgtctttCCTTTAtgcaaatcaaaattatttttttttttgggtcctttttggattttaataaaatttggctCTCTTTCTTAATTTCTCCTCCtaccttccattttttttttttttctctgtttcattactattatttaaaaaaaaaaaattattttacaatcaATTATGGGGCTTTTACATGTGGGCCTCTATCTCAGCAAAGCCGGTTGTGGATACAGCAAGCCGAAGCCCAATTGAAGGAATAGACCTATGAAAACCAAGCTTCCTTATAAAAAGTTCAGAAGCCCAAATTTAAGATGTCTAGGGGTGCTGCTATTTACACTACTCAAATATCTTTTTCCACTACATGAACATGAtacatattttatgtaaaattactagaagcccttttatttttttaatatttaattaattaattaatttattttttcctaagGTTTGATCCGTACCTCATGTGGCGAACTCTCTTAAGATGCAGCGTCGGTCTCCGACAACCCTGACGGCGGACGACCGCCAATGAAAGGGGACTGGTAACTGGTTCTTCCAGCTAAGTGTACCCttaaaattttgagcaaattaCTATTTGAATGAAAGCTCTAGTGAGTAGTGAGGGGCAAAATAGTATTTCAACTGCTAGCCTTCTACACGAGAAATAAAACCAAGaggaatgaaaaataaaaataaaagagttgaaggtttttttttttttttttcttattaatctaGATGAAAATGCACTGGGAATgtatatttgagttgtgtaTATAGCAGCCCTCCATAGAGATTCACATATGTAAAATTCAAGCCcaaattttaattaagaaaCACAAGACTTAAGCccaaatgtaattttaatttaaaccttaatttttcatccaaaaaaaaaaaactttaatcttAATTggactttttcttttcaatatctACCgcaatttttttgataaaatattcattttaagttaataaaacaatttattttcatgtttgtaattatatttatatatacttatttatgtatgttttatttaaagtcaatttattttcatgtgcgcgcgtgtgtgtgtatacatatatatgtatggtttAAGGGAATGTTACATTTGAACTCCtgtttttggattaattaattttgtaaaattgaaaattataactaacgatttaaaatataaataatattattttagaaaGTGTGAATGAAATGATTGAAGaagaaatgataattttttgaaatataaaaaaaattaataatattcttaaaattaaaaaaaaaaatttaagttaaaCATTATATAAGTTGTATGAAATCAAACAGTAAATTTGTATTCAATGTTATATTccattattagtattaatattattaaattaaaaaataaaaataactattctattttattttttattttcaaaaattattaatatttaattcttAGTAATACCAACTTTTTCAACGAAACgtgatcttaattttttttgtttttttttttttttttttgggtttgcgTTTTGCGTGTTCATCTCAATGACAAGGAAGAGACAAGCAGCAATAGCAGGTTGAAAAACCAGCAAGTATATCAATggaggaaaaaggaagaagtTTAAACAATTCTCTCTATGCGTtgcaaaacaaaaccaaaccatAACTTCCCCATCTAAATCCCTTTTACCAAATTCTTGTCTGATATATATCTGGTACATTCTTTGCCCTTACCAAGtttgaaaattattgaaattttagggtttattggcctttcttttttttttttttttttttggttaattatgCATGATTTcgataattttgaattttcttggGGATTTCGACTTTTGGAAGTGTGTTTTTTAATCGAATAGGTATGAAGCAAGAATTGGATTTATAAGAATGAGAATGCCAAGCATCCGACTCTCTTGACTGAACCCTCTCTTATGCTTCCTATTCTCACCGCTCACGGATATTATTCCGTGTCTCTgccttttctctctccttttatATTTCCCTTGCTTACATTTTGTTTGGTTTCAAGAAAAACTGGAAGAAGCCAAGAAATTGGGGATTAACTTCGTTTGCAATTAATtaccttttacttttttttttttttaataagtgtggtgatttatatttgtattaataCGCgaacttgttttatttttttttacatatattttttaaaaaatttattgtattaCAAAACACTTACTTAGGAAATTTAAATTGTCTCGTAAAATGATAGaaatcatttcaaaaattaatttttttaagataaaatggctaaagtattaatttttagataaaaaaaattaacgttAAGCTTGACATTTACGAGATGAAGTTGGTTAATTTGGATAGTAAagcatttttatttatgcatatgATACGAGAATACGAATTCAACTCATATAGAAAACTAGAACATTTCTGTTTATATCCACAAATtcggaaaaatagaaaaaatggaaagttggtatttaaataatttattaaaattaaaaaaaaaaaaaaaaaaaagcttgacaTTTACGCAGGTTTTAGAAATTGTACCAAGTCATCTTCATCTTTCTCATACGATCCCGCCACTGCCCTTTGAAACTCACAAAACCTCCCTCTGTCTTTCTCTCGAAGAATTGCAGAACTCTTTGCACTCTTTCTCAGTAACTCCTCTCTCATTTCTCTTTTTCCCTCTTGAATTTcctccaaactttttttttattccttttttgttttgttttgtttttttctctcctaTTTGAttgaagggtttttttttttttccctaggaTACTTTCTTTGATTCAATGTAATATTATGGCTGTTTTGGGTTTAGGTTCTTCTCTTTCGGGCTCTTACTTCGTGAATGACTGTTTGTATTGAGTGTAAAgcattttaaacataaaaagaaataatttttacaaGTCACGAAGACAATATGGTGTAGCAAATCATCTAAAAGAGATTTCTTTCCTTCAAAATAAcattatataattgaaatttattagatttttatctttaatattcTAGGCaaattaaatttacttttatatatgtaaagttCTTAATTTAATCATGTGGGTTTGGATAGGAAATGTAATATGTTTTATTTGATACTGTGGTCTATAACTTACATGGGTTTTGACAGTTTGAAGTTTAGGGTTTCATACGTCCATCAAGTGGTGCTGGTTTCAAGAAAGATTCAGAGAAATATCTGTATTCCAAAGTTCTAGCAAAAGCTGGCAGTTGGAATTTTAAACAATGTGAgttctatttttattaatttgttaagcttttcataaattataagtTTATCTTACtgattttgaatataattttgttttgcatGGTTTGCTGGGGGATTGTTTCAtaataattgaaattgagaATTTGATGCACTGCTGATTGCAAATCATATTGACAGATTGTTTAATTTCCAGTCACGTCATTGTTCTGTTCTTTGGATTGCTTTATACTATTTATAGGAAGACTACATGGAGGCTTTTGTTTGGGTTATACTAATTTTGTGGGTTTTATGTGTTTAGGGGAATTGTTAATTTGGAGCTTCCTTGCCCCCGAAATATTGGTGGAATTGGAGTTGACCCTGATCCAGATTGGAGCTTTGATGCTCTTGTATCAGAGCTTAACGCTTTAGAAGCTAAGCTCAGTAGCTCTTCCAAGATTCCAGTGCCATTTACTAAAGAAAAATCTAGGTAAGTGTGCTTGTGCCAtgttatgtgtgtgtgtgagagattGAGCTTGCTGCTAGATATGGAGGTATCATTTGTTCCTGAGCTTTTTCATTGGATCTCTGTATAGAAATTTCTCTAATGGGAAGACCTTGGGAAGAAGTTCTAGTCCTTTTGTGATGCGTATCTCGGAGGATGAGATGGATGGCATTGAAAGTGAAGAGGAGGAGGTTCAAGATAAAAATTATGTAGCTGTCAATCGGTTCAATTTTGATGAACTTGATCTAAGGTACTCAATTAACTAACCTCTTATTGGCTTTTGCATAGTGTTTTTGCctaattaatttgtattatacTTTAAATCTATAGTTTGTTATCCCAGCCTTTACACATTGGGTGAACTTGACCATTTAGCTAATTAAAGGGCATAGACACTATTGAACCAATGATTTTCTAAATTACTTGGATGTGAAATATTTACTTTGGGACTATGATTGTTACTTTTGCTCCTTTCCTTTTGTTGAAAACTTTACCCAAATGGCTTTGCTCTGTAATTAGTTGATTCTTTTTGCTATTAACGCTACAAACATGGcattttcattatttctttgATTCAGTGAAAGTGATGATTCTGATGGTGAATTATCTCTGGAAGTCCAACCGTATTTGATGGAGGAAGTTGGATTAGTTGAAGGAGCTTTGTTTGAGCTAACCCTTGAACATGAGCTTCGAGTAAAGGTGTGTAGCTATATGCCTAGTGATGTGTTTTACATTTTGTGGTCTCgttatatcatattattttagaatatttCATGATACTGTTTTCTTGGGTACCCTGCCTTTTAAAATATGACCAGTATATCACTTCTGAATCCTTAGATCTATTATGATTACTGCTGCTACTACTTGTACTGCAACTATCTATGGTTTCAtgcatgtgtatgtgtgtgtgtgcatgtgtGCAAAAACTTTTTTCTGCATTCTTTTCTTCTTGATGTATGAAATTAGTAATTAACTTCATTTGCAGGATGAGATTAGAAACAAAATTTCTGCACTGGAAACAGATCTACTGAATGAGAATCAAAAGTACAATTCTGCACTTAATCGAATTGAGAAGTACAGAGAAGCAAGACGGGAATCTGAAAGAAAACTCGACACTCAGTATCAACGCAAGATGTGAGATTGAATCTTCCACTTCGTTACAGGGCAATCATCATTTTTTAAGTTGTATTTTCCAAAATGTGTTACTggcatatgaatatatatatatatattatatgtatgtatgtatgtacgtgtgtgtgtgtgtgtgtgtgtgtgtgtgtgtgtgtgtgtgagattGTTGTCCTTTTCTCTAACAGTTTGTGTTTTAATGATGATTGTAAATATGATACTTAAAATTATGTACATTGGTTCTGAGCTGCCATTTTTTTGTCTGTAATAAGTGAAGAAATAAGCTTATATTACTAAAATGCCTTATGCTGTAATTACTCATGCTTTCTGTCTTCTCTTCAAtcatatttttactggttaaaTAAATTGACAGTCCCAGAATCACTTTTAACCCTATTTAATTTCTTGGTTTTATTATAACTACTTGCAGTGCAGAGGCTCTTGATAATCACTTGACTGCTATCCAACGCGACCACGAACGCAAATCACAAATAGAAGAGAGGAAAATAAGAAGTGATGCAGCTTATGAGGAGGCCAAAAGAAGAGAGAAGGCTCTCCAAGAAGAAAAACTTCGCCAAGAAAAAGCTAAGGCAGAAGCTGAGGTTTGTGGACTGTCCCTCTGTTCTTTGATATTTTGCTGGTAAATGTCTACATATGATTTTTGTAAACCATTACTgttcatattattgatatagGTATCCTTTTTCTTATCCATTGGAGaggtgttttatatattttcttctcttAGAAGCAATTGGCCTTCTATTAACCATATTTGTTTAATACTTTTGGAgcattcatgtttttatttaccTCATGTACTGCTTGACATCTAATCTAGCTTTTATACCAGAAGGTCAGGGTTGAGCGTCTTTCAATGTTGATCGAACCTCCCTTTGCTAATTCTGTAGCAATCCTTCTGTCCAATACACATAATAGATTTGTGAATACTTGTAATAGCCCTGTCATATATAATCAAGTTCTGGATCATTTCATACTTCActagatataaaaaaattttggatgcAGGCCAAACTCAGAGCAGAAGAAGCAAAAAGAGCTGCTTTGGAAGCTCAGAAAAGAGCAGAAAAGGAAGCTGCTGAAGCCTCAAATAGGGCTGCTGATGCAGTGGCACAGGAAACATCTTCA is a genomic window containing:
- the LOC107428448 gene encoding glycosyl hydrolase 5 family protein, whose translation is MERVFFLSCLSLFSVIAVLPIIMISHTQPVLALPLYTNSRWIVDEGGQRVKLACLNWVSHLEAVVAEGLSKQPLDTISKRIVSMGFNCVRLTWPLFLTTNDSLASITVRQSFQSLGLLESIAGIQANNPSIIDLPIINAYQAVVSNLRDNNVMVILDNHISNPGWCCSNFDGNGFFGDQYFKPDLWIKGLTRMATLFNGVTNVVGMSLRNELRGSKQNVKDWYRYMQRGAEAVHSANPDVLVILSGLNYDKDFSFLKNSPVNLTFSGKLVFEVHWYGFSDGKAWETGNPNQVCGRVVDNMMRVSGFLLGQGWPLFVSEFGVDQRGTNVNDNRYLSCFLATAAELDLDWALWTLVGSYYFRQGVIGMNEYYGVLNWNWCETRNSSFLQRISAIQSPFQGPGIAQRRPYKIIFHPLTGLCVLRKSLLDPLKLGPCSEAEAWKYTPQKTLTVKGTYFCLQADEVGKPAQLGIICTESNSKWEIISDSKLHISSKTSSGDVVCLDVDSNNVIVTNTCKCLSRENMCDPGSQWFKLVDSTRSLHAPKSNVKINSILDLPGKEFMWKFLKSSLSRTSYIKQARPSSHKLRNPRSKI